From one Musa acuminata AAA Group cultivar baxijiao chromosome BXJ2-6, Cavendish_Baxijiao_AAA, whole genome shotgun sequence genomic stretch:
- the LOC135615127 gene encoding ALA-interacting subunit 1-like has protein sequence MNNVNGSVVGSSSGSGDGSAPRRNSKRPKYSRFTQQELPACKPILTPKWVISVFTLIGVVFVPIGVASLMASNDVVEIVDRYDNVCVPLNMTNDKVAYIQNNETDKSCTRTLEVPKHMSQPIYVYYQLDNFYQNHRRYVKSRNDAQLRKKSQENETSGCDPEKRTKDGAPIVPCGLIAWSLFNDTYIFAIGNKNLTVNKKGISWKSDRDHKFGKDVLPKNFQSGPLIGGGTLDATKPLSEQEDLIVWMRTAALPTFRKLYGKIEQDLNAGDVITVTLENNYNTYSFSGKKKLVLSTSSWLGGKNDFLGIAYLAVGGLCFFLAVAFTIVYLVKPRKLGDPSYLSWNRNPAGH, from the exons ATGAACAACGTCAACGGTTCCGTGGTCGGTTCCAGCTCCGGATCTGGGGATGGATCAGCTCCCAGGAGGAACTCCAAGCGGCCTAAGT ATTCAAGGTTTACGCAGCAGGAGCTCCCAGCATGCAAACCTATTCTTACTCCAAAATGG GTGATATCTGTATTCACTCTCATCGGTGTCGTATTTGTTCCGATTGGCGTTGCATCACTAATGGCCTCCAATGAT GTTGTCGAGATTGTGGACCGATATGATAATGTCTGCGTGCCTCTGAACATGACTAATGACAAGGTTGCGTATATTCAGAATAATGAAACAGACAAATCCTGCACAAGAACGCTTGAG GTGCCCAAACACATGAGTCAGCCTATTTACGTGTACTATCAACTTGATAACTTCTACCAGAACCATAGGAG GTACGTGAAGAGCCGAAATGATGCACAATTGAGAAAGAAGAGTCAGGAAAATGAAACAAGTGGCTGTGATCCAGAAAAAAGGACAAAAGATGGTGCTCCAATTGTTCCATGTGGTCTCATAGCATGGAGTTTGTTcaatgacacatatatctttgcCATTGGAAACAAAAATTTGACCGTGAACAAGAAGGGGATTTCTTGGAAGAGTGACAGGGATCACAAGTTTGGAAAGGATGTCCTTCCAAAGAACTTCCAAAGTGGCCCTCTTATAGGTGGTGGAACACTTGACGCTACAAAACCT TTAAGTGAGCAGGAAGACCTCATTGTCTGGATGCGCACTGCTGCTCTTCCAACATTTAGGAAATTGTATGGGAAGATTGAGCAGGATCTGAATGCGGGTGATGTCATTACTGTTACATTAGAGAACAATTACAACACATACAGTTTCAGTGGCAAGAAGAAATTGGTGCTTTCCACATCAAGTTGGCTTGGTGGAAAAAATGACTTTCTTGGCATTGCTTATCTGGCTGTTGGAGGGTTATGCTTCTTTTTAGCTGTGGCCTTCACTATCGTGTATTTGGTAAAACCTAG GAAGCTTGGTGATCCTTCATACTTGTCATGGAATAGAAATCCTGCCGGCCACTAA